The proteins below come from a single Rosa rugosa chromosome 2, drRosRugo1.1, whole genome shotgun sequence genomic window:
- the LOC133733848 gene encoding alpha-L-fucosidase 1: MNNTHTPIPISISRFHLLLLLSLLLSLSSSSSSSSSLLKKPPPLPILPLPSAPQLQWQLGHMAMFLHFGPNTFTNSEWGTGHADPSIFNPKNLNATQWVKVAKDSGFSRVILTAKHHDGFCLWPTEYTNYSVSSSPWRSGGGDVVGELAEAARDAGIGLGLYLSPWDRHEPCYGKTLEYNQFYMAQMTELLTRYGDIKEVWLDGAKGEGEKDMEYFFDSWFSLIHQHQPGAVIFSDAGPDTRWVGDEAGVAGSTCWSLFNRSSAKIGDTDFEYSRGGDPLGHDWVPAECDVSIRPGWFWHSSEVPKSARTLLELYYKSVGRNCLLLLNVPPNSSGLISAEDIQVLKEFSELRRSIFSQNLAMDAIIRASSTRGSTNNSWFNAYNVVEEGFHSYWAPDENQSNWVLYFDLQELVSFNILQVEEPIHMGQRVIEFHLEILNAGGKWNKVTNGTTVGYRRLLQFQTVKSRNLRFVIDKSRADPLISYLGIYMDPFSILSNISHTTTQTGINSSQIIHHIEFNHSQIAVL; encoded by the exons ATGAACAACACCCACACCCCAATCCCCATTTCCATTTCAAGATTCCACCTTTTACTCCTCCTCTCACTTTTACTCtcactctcttcttcttcttcttcttcatcctcattGCTCAAAAAGCCACCCCCTCTTCCAATTCTACCCCTCCCCTCAGCTCCCCAGCTCCAATGGCAACTCGGCCACATGGCCATGTTCCTCCACTTCGGACCCAACACCTTCACCAACTCCGAATGGGGCACCGGCCACGCTGACCCCTCCATCTTCAACCCCAAAAACCTCAACGCCACCCAGTGGGTCAAAGTCGCCAAAGACTCTGGCTTTTCGCGCGTGATCCTCACCGCCAAACACCACGATGGCTTCTGCTTGTGGCCCACCGAGTACACCAACTACTCGGTCAGCTCCAGCCCCTGGAGGAGCGGCGGTGGTGACGTGGTGGGTGAGCTCGCTGAGGCTGCTAGGGACGCCGGTATTGGACTGGGGCTTTACCTTTCGCCTTGGGATCGGCACGAGCCGTGTTATGGGAAGACTTTGGAGTATAATCAATTCTATATGGCCCAAATGACAGAGCTCCTCACAAG GTATGGAGATATCAAGGAAGTATGGTTGGATGGTGCAAAAGGGGAAGGGGAGAAGGATATGGAATATTTCTTTGATTCTTGGTTCAGTCTGATTCATCAACACCAGCCAGGCGCTGTCATTTTCTCTGATGCTGGTCCCGACACCAGGTGGGTTGGCGACGAAGCTGGTGTTGCTGGGTCTACTTGTTGGTCTCTTTTCAATAGGAGTTCTGCCAAGATTGGTGACACTGATTTCGA ATATTCAAGAGGAGGTGACCCACTTGGTCATGATTGGGTACCAGCTGAGTGTGACGTCTCAATTCGTCCTGGTTGGTTTTGGCATTCATCAGAAGTTCCAAAATCTGCAAGGACTCTGCTTGAACTATACTACAAATCAGTTGGTAGGAACTGTCTCTTGTTACTAAATGTACCCCCAAACTCTTCTGGTCTCATATCAGCAGAAGACATTCAAGTGCTTAAAGAATTCAGTGAGCTCCGAAGATCTATATTCTCACAGAATCTAGCTATGGATGCCATTATTCGTGCGAGCAGTACACGAGGAAGCACCAATAATTCTTGGTTCAATGCCTATAATGTCGTGGAAGAAGGTTTTCATTCCTATTGGGCACCTGATGAGAATCAGTCTAATTGGGTTTTATACTTCGATCTTCAAGAACTAGTATCATTCAACATTCTTCAAGTTGAAGAGCCAATTCACATGGGACAGCGGGTTATTGAGTTCCATCTTGAGATCTTGAATGCAGGTGGCAAGTGGAATAAAGTAACTAATGGAACCACTGTGGGATATCGGAGGCTTTTGCAATTTCAAACAGTTAAGTCTCGAAACTTGAGGTTTGTTATTGACAAGTCCCGGGCAGACCCACTGATATCCTATCTGGGTATATATATGGATCCATTTTCCATTTTAAGCAACATATCTCACACAACCACACAGACAGGCATCAATAGCAGTCAAATAATTCACCATATTGAATTCAACCATTCTCAAATTGCTGTTTTGTAG